From a single Pseudophryne corroboree isolate aPseCor3 chromosome 6, aPseCor3.hap2, whole genome shotgun sequence genomic region:
- the LOC134934741 gene encoding putative nuclease HARBI1, which produces MSIFIAAEALPPQPTPALPPQPPAPQPQPAPHQPRQRRRARPPIFRPRVLLFGMPDDVVVRRYRLPPHLILDTLSIIESDLESEIRYPTAIPPLTQFLAVLHFLATGSYQHVVGDLVGMSQGQFSKVLRRVCQAFLKRVKQFIAMPLDVGALDVVKRQFEEGGSRFPHVIGVVDGTHVAIQPPKHNEEIYRNRKLFHSLNVMVVCGPSLQILSLNAKFTGSSHDAYVIRQSGIWHRLRSSQRADMWLLGDRGYPCTPWLMTPYRNPRPGPQTAFNSALTATRQLVERTIGVLKGRFRVLHRTGGDIMYSPEMASKLVVLCAILHNIAVRSSVELPQTEELPDEEPGVVRHFGGGSVTRRGSQVRASIVAEYFS; this is translated from the exons atgtcaatatttattgctgccgaagccctacctccccaacccacgccagcactcccaccccaaccgccagccccacaaccacaaccggctcctcatcaaccaaggcaacggaggcgtgctaggccaccaattttccgaccccgtgtcctactttttgggatgccagatgatgtggttgtacgtagatacaggctgccaccacatctaatcctagacactctctccataatagagagtgatctggagtctgaaattcggtatcctacagcaataccaccattgacacaattccttgctgtgttacattttttggctacaggctcttatcagcatgtggtaggagacctggttggcatgtcgcagggccagttcagtaaggtcctgcggcgtgtctgccaggctttcctaaagcgtgtgaagcaatttattgctatgcctttggatgttggtgccctagatgtggtgaagcggcaatttgaggaaggtggtagtcgcttcccacatgttattggggttgtggatggcacacatgtagctattcagccaccaaaacataatgaagaaatttatagaaacaggaaactgtttcattctctgaatgtaatggttgtttgtgggccatccctccagatcctttccctgaatgcaaagtttactggaagttcccatgatgcgtatgtcattagacaatcagggatatggcacagattaagatcaagtcaacgagcagacatgtggttattgg gagaccgtggatatccttgcaccccctggctcatgactccttaccgtaatcccaggccaggaccacagacggcatttaactccgcgcttactgccactaggcagctggtggagcgcacaattggggtccttaaagggcggtttcgtgtgctccaccgcactggtggcgacatcatgtattcgccggagatggcaagtaaactagtggtcctgtgcgctatactacacaacatcgcggtaaggagtagcgtagagcttcctcagacagaggaattgcctgatgaggagccaggggttgtccgacacttcggtggggggagtgttacacggagggggagccaagtcagggcaagcattgttgcggaatatttcag ctga